The Primulina huaijiensis isolate GDHJ02 chromosome 17, ASM1229523v2, whole genome shotgun sequence genome window below encodes:
- the LOC140962776 gene encoding growth-regulating factor 1-like isoform X1, with the protein MMTSVGSCRYPFTAIQWQELEHQALVFKYMVSGMPIPPDLLFTIKRSLDSSFSSNFLLQQPQHIGWNGFQVGFGRKTDPEPGRCRRTDGKKWRCSKEAYPDSKYCERHMHRGRNRSRKPVEILSTPPKTVTPANAIPINSSIPQKTHYFSSQNLSSRPSVIGLQASQENPTSFSMDSSPYSHLHGKDYRSSNGHGVKRDINEHTFFGEANPISNDDSTWQLAPLTMGSSLSQMKHKPYSSDFQTGQQHLQSLKDYNFMPDSDHPKKIMHHFLDERPHKDKDSWPNSDDKMSIHNNPQLSISVPKSMHDFFMTQK; encoded by the exons ATGATGACTAGTGTTGGAAGTTGTAGGTACCCTTTCACTGCAATCCAGTGGCAAGAGCTTGAACACCAAGCTCTTGTTTTCAAGTACATGGTTTCTGGGATGCCTATTCCACCGGATCTCCTCTTCACCATCAAAAGAAGCTTGGATTCTTCGTTTTCCTCGAACTTTCTCCTCCAACAACCCCAACACA TTGGATGGAATGGATTCCAGGTGGGGTTTGGGAGGAAAACAGATCCAGAACCAGGGAGATGCAGAAGAACAGATGGGAAGAAATGGAGGTGCTCGAAAGAGGCATATCCTGATTCCAAGTACTGTGAAAGACACATGCACAGAGGCAGAAACCGTTCAAGAAAGCCTGTGGAAATACTGTCGACGCCACCAAAAACAGTAACACCCGCAAATGCTATTCCTATCAACTCATCAATACCCCAAAAAACACACTATTTCTCTTCTCAGAATCTGTCTTCAAGACCTTCAGTCATTGGCTTGCAAGCTTCTCAAGAAAATCCCACCAGCTTTTCCATGGATTCCAGTCCTTATTCTCATCTACATGGCAAAGATTATAG AAGCAGCAATGGACATGGTGTGAAAAGGGATATCAATGAACACACATTTTTCGGAGAGGCAAATCCAATCTCTAACGATGATTCCACGTGGCAACTGGCACCACTTACCATGGGTTCATCTCTGTCCCAAATGAAACACAAGCCTTATTCTTCTGATTTCCAGACTGGTCAGCAGCATCTGCAGAGTCTTAAAGATTACAATTTCATGCCTGATTCTGATCACCCCAAGAAAATCATGCATCATTTTCTCGACGAAAGGCCACACAAGGACAAAGATTCTTGGCCTAATTCGGATGATAAAATGTCGATCCACAACAATCCTCAGCTCTCAATTTCTGTACCCAAGTCTATGCATGACTTCTTCATGACACAAAAATA A
- the LOC140962776 gene encoding growth-regulating factor 1-like isoform X2, whose protein sequence is MMTSVGSCRYPFTAIQWQELEHQALVFKYMVSGMPIPPDLLFTIKRSLDSSFSSNFLLQQPQHIGWNGFQVGFGRKTDPEPGRCRRTDGKKWRCSKEAYPDSKYCERHMHRGRNRSRKPVEILSTPPKTVTPANAIPINSSIPQKTHYFSSQNLSSRPSVIGLQASQENPTSFSMDSSPYSHLHGKDYRSSNGHGVKRDINEHTFFGEANPISNDDSTWQLAPLTMGSSLSQMKHKPYSSDFQTGQQHLQSLKDYNFMPDSDHPKKIMHHFLDERPHKDKDSWPNSDDKMSIHNNPQLSISVPKSMHDFFMTQK, encoded by the exons ATGATGACTAGTGTTGGAAGTTGTAGGTACCCTTTCACTGCAATCCAGTGGCAAGAGCTTGAACACCAAGCTCTTGTTTTCAAGTACATGGTTTCTGGGATGCCTATTCCACCGGATCTCCTCTTCACCATCAAAAGAAGCTTGGATTCTTCGTTTTCCTCGAACTTTCTCCTCCAACAACCCCAACACA TTGGATGGAATGGATTCCAGGTGGGGTTTGGGAGGAAAACAGATCCAGAACCAGGGAGATGCAGAAGAACAGATGGGAAGAAATGGAGGTGCTCGAAAGAGGCATATCCTGATTCCAAGTACTGTGAAAGACACATGCACAGAGGCAGAAACCGTTCAAGAAAGCCTGTGGAAATACTGTCGACGCCACCAAAAACAGTAACACCCGCAAATGCTATTCCTATCAACTCATCAATACCCCAAAAAACACACTATTTCTCTTCTCAGAATCTGTCTTCAAGACCTTCAGTCATTGGCTTGCAAGCTTCTCAAGAAAATCCCACCAGCTTTTCCATGGATTCCAGTCCTTATTCTCATCTACATGGCAAAGATTATAG AAGCAGCAATGGACATGGTGTGAAAAGGGATATCAATGAACACACATTTTTCGGAGAGGCAAATCCAATCTCTAACGATGATTCCACGTGGCAACTGGCACCACTTACCATGGGTTCATCTCTGTCCCAAATGAAACACAAGCCTTATTCTTCTGATTTCCAGACTGGTCAGCAGCATCTGCAGAGTCTTAAAGATTACAATTTCATGCCTGATTCTGATCACCCCAAGAAAATCATGCATCATTTTCTCGACGAAAGGCCACACAAGGACAAAGATTCTTGGCCTAATTCGGATGATAAAATGTCGATCCACAACAATCCTCAGCTCTCAATTTCTGTACCCAAGTCTATGCATGACTTCTTCATGACACAAAAATAG